One genomic segment of Brassica napus cultivar Da-Ae chromosome A3, Da-Ae, whole genome shotgun sequence includes these proteins:
- the LOC106452786 gene encoding U3 small nucleolar RNA-associated protein 20-like isoform X1: MATPADARAVKSLNTSGGRKKFVFKNLAQKVNEIDISGFFKSLEKVKPEPSEGSSFFRDCLVELRELNTAEDFISFYEEMLPFVQTLPLVIEQKEIIFTKLVSRLQMDARLSLDAILRLIAALSRDLLEDFIPFLPRIVNSLVALLENGAKKDADIIKQIFSSWCEILMNLQKYLVRDIEGILRDTLDLRYHPKDYINELMSESMSFLLRNARNEQLEKGINRILSEVADPAKQDGAVDLLYYAMRGTSGSLHSKAGRVLSFLLKDSTLSFCDNSPQGPGTVVEVVSSTLERLCEDLEADKLNVMWKCLIQEINESIKNKNSVHLSRLLSVLTAAVRVQKGLKVHDYPSLIRLVGLTVSTFVASSETVVEGDNLSAVIDEVLQLMLSTINRVTDLETVASQWAPIFAMKSSSLLTFLEELLNKDQSVVKAFTNNILSAINNMIWESPEEVIPLLLTFCENQQTSHDRVIIVDQTFERIHKFLEEKIKKVRQNVENTGLSQADDAELAAIWGVVNCYPYFKVDPSLLISFKDTLRQYLTVSDANTFSTPELKWQSLLGAALSSCHKLPRRINHNDIEEALSMAKDYKSCVQVLTPVADFLDSMHRLALANDDSSKPQPELQEEKAKDAFGIFSENLRHPNKCIRLMTLRILCHFETFSSDSSFEEHPPKKKMKTEETKKPLHKRNVLELLRSIQEIVPTVNTEGELISMIHEIKRNLSAGLVHAAYVQLVLNGLMGIFHISYTKLWGPASECLEVLLRNHTVAVWSDFVCYLDQCQLKSEKLDNHSENPNHNLSERPTDLIGRFNLFLYPPSNSTATATVATQLLQTLQKAPKVAQSRASEILPRLLKFLGYNIENPTSVGLFNAPVCKGDDWRNVLKQWLTLLKLMKNPKSFQFSEFLNNVLQNRFLDDNDTELQTIVLECLLLSNDFLLPHREHLLKLIKPEELREELTTSNMSVDIEEAHRSLLFSLEIRILAPKVRTLKNLASRKHTSINHRKAVLRFIAERDVNDLSLFFVLLIKPLNIISEETMDLFWSSGKSSLDYFQKADFLKDFTGDTISTLSKNQKSGFLHVIQDILEVFDELRVRPFIDFLMGCVVRLMVNYEERNTESLTPRNDTAASSTPDNKQNVSVHQDQAGTALKQFKELRSLCLKIIAHVLDKYEDSDIGSEFWNLFFSAVNPLIKNFKQEGSSSEKTSSLFSCFLSMSRNRNLVTLLCREESLIPDICSILTVTTASDAIKSSALKFIENLLCLDSELHEDDSMIKGFLDPYVETLFSSLHSLFIGDINKRKSVKYHGEREVRILKLLSKHMGDQSCAMKYLEVLLSFLDKNVKDSDIRREALLAIQDIISLLGTESVTKIINKVSPLLVDAEVDVRLCICDLLESLAKIDFSLDDVAKRIRDMNSISAMEVDDLDYERIANAYVEIDSDFFAKSSKQHTMIILSQSLYNLSSESIMIRGSAHKLLSSFIEFSASILCQEASAHSGVGKEVKIADASWTGKHTLSIVDFILKHIADAISRGGNIVKEWILLIREMVTKLPDAGNLGAFRPLCSEDENLDFFKSIIHIQSHRRSKAISRFAKLVGDSSLPEGVLRKLFVAVFFHMLLDGQDVKEKENNVRNACTEALASVSAHMSWKSYYALLNRCFREMHNHTKKGKLLLRLICLILDKFHFTEDGGYRQEEIEGIHKSLQTVFGKMQKLMDSESDNVNVNSSVAALKVLKLLPKDVMDDYLSPIIKRIATFTKNRLESTRDEARSALVACLKELGLEYLQVVIKSLRDILKRGSELHVLGYTVHSILSKCLSKPTCGKLDHCLDDLLAVVENDIFGEVAEQKDVDKFKSKMKETRKRMSFESLKLICENVTFREHALKLLSPVTSQLRRHLTPKIKSNLEKMLQQIAVGIEGNPSVDQVDLFVFIYGRVDDGINNRNGPGDQGSSPPSQKKGKSRDRQETAGLISGTRSCPHLITVFALDLLQNRLKKIKLDNTDKQLLGKLDSFVKLLTECLRSKYEEIVSSALRCFTSLIWFPLPSLISEADELKTALLTIAQSAVNSSSPLVQSCLKLLTTLLGNKNITLSPEQLKLVIQFPMFVDLESDPSFVNLSLLKAIVKRNLVVPEIYDVAVQVSELLVKSQQESIRKKCKQILLQFLVHYTLSEKRLQQHVEFLLQNLKYEHPSGREAVLDMLHTLILKFSVPNLGKKSFLDQQSKTMFIQLAMCLGNDIDQKVLPRIGSVIELLIGCISEDQVGTILSYCLCWYKQQRLQAVAAQVLGFIIDSMEKSFRKHIHNTLEDAKVIMKSAVSASSLHNAEEGVIPFWKEAYYSLVMIEKMVRQFPDLKLKEDLEDIWKMVFKFLLYPHAWLRSISRRLLNYYFKALARRKRAESQTVVSDSLLENPSSLFSVAVSLCSQLKELPTTGDVNVDLLVENIVFAVSSLHSLIGHSVQAKDNGFWSGLGEDEQVVFLKAFEVLDSGKGRSTFLSLTSGKRTENGEEDDAASGVRNVLIGSLLKRLGKVALDTESVQMKIVFNVYKAFTSQMNQDDCRLYAFKILLPLYKVCEGFTGKIISDESKQLAEEVRDSIRDKTLGNQLFVEVYSEIRKSLRNKREKRKREEKTMAVVNPERNAKRKLRLASKNKANKRRRMTSMKLSRWARS; encoded by the exons ATGGCGACCCCAGCTGATGCTCGGGCAGTCAAGTCGCTCAACACTTCCGGGGGACGTAAGAAATTCGTG TTCAAGAATCTCGCTCAGAAAGTCAATGAGATTGACATCAGCGGTTTCTTTAAGAGCCTGGAGAAGGTTAAACCTGAGCCTTCAGAGGGTTCTTCGTTTTTCAGAGACTGTCTCGTTGAATTGAGG GAACTGAATACAGCAGAAGATTTCATTTCGTTTTATGAAGAAATGTTGCCATTTGTTCAGACTTTGCCTTTGGTCATTGAGCAAAAAGAAATAATCTTCACCAAGCTTGTCTCTCGATTACAAATGGACGCAAGATTGTCCCTGGACGCCATTCTCAG GTTGATTGCTGCTTTATCAAGAGATCTCTTGGAGGACTTTATCCC CTTCCTTCCACGGATCGTGAACTCCTTAGTGGCACTCCTAGAAAATGGTGCCAAGAAAGACGCGGATATTATCAAGCAG ATATTCTCTTCATGGTGCGAGATATTAATGAATCTGCAGAAGTATCTCGTACGCGACATCGAAGGTATTCTCAG GGATACGTTGGACTTGAGGTATCATCCTAAAGACTATATCAATGAATTAATGTCAGAGTCTATGTCCTTTTTGTTGAGGAATGCGCGGAATGAGCAACTTGAAAAAG GGATCAACAGGATCCTTTCCGAAGTTGCAGATCCAGCCAAACAAGATGGAGCAGTTGATTTACTTTATTATGCTATGAGAGGAACCTCTGGAAGTCTCCACTCAAAAGCCGGGAGAGTTTTGAGTTTCTTGCTGAAAGATTCAACATTATCTTTTTGTGATAATTCTCCTCAAG GCCCTGGTACAGTCGTGGAAGTTGTTAGTTCCACTTTGGAGAGATTATGCGAGGATTTGGAAGCAGACAAATTAAATGTTATGTGGAAATGcttgattcaagaaataaatgaatcgatcaaaaacaaaaactccgTTCATTTAAGCCGACTGTTGAGTGTGCTTACTGCAGCTGTCAGGGTTCAGAAAGGTCTCAAGGTTCATG ATTACCCATCTTTGATTCGACTTGTGGGCCTCACTGTCTCAACTTTTGTGGCTTCCTCTGAGACCGTTGTAGAAGGGGATAACTTATCTGCTGTCATTGATGAAGTTCTACAACTGATGTTAAGCACAATAAACAGAGTCACTGATTTGGAAACTGTTGCTTCGCAATGGGCTCCCATTTTTGCCATGAAGAGTTCAAG TTTGCTGACTTTTTTGGAGGAGTTGTTGAACAAGGATCAATCCGTAGTGAAAGCCTTTACAAACAATATATTAAG TGCAATTAACAATATGATTTGGGAGTCTCCTGAGGAAGTTATTCCTCTGTTACTGACATTTTGCGAGAACCAACAAACAAGTCACGACAGAGTGATCATCGTAGATCAAACATTTGAGAGAATTCATAAGTTTTTGGAAGAAAAGATTAAGAAGGTTCGGCAGAATGTAGAGAACACTGGATTATCTCAAGCTGATGATGCCGAGTTGGCTGCCATCTGGGGAGTTGTCAACTGTTATCCTTATTTCAAAGTGGATCCATCATTACTGATTTCCTTTAAGGATACTCTCAGACAGTATTTGACAGTGTCGGATG CAAACACGTTTAGTACCCCAGAATTGAAGTGGCAGAGCTTACTTGGTGCTGCTTTAAGTTCATGTCACAAACTGCCGAGAAGAATCAACCACAACGATATAGAGGAAGCGTTGTCTATGGCAAAAGATTACAAGTCATGCGTACAAGTGTTGACCCCCGTGGCCGATTTTTTGGACTCAATGCACAG GCTTGCATTAGCTAATGATGACAGTTCTAAGCCGCAACCAGAACTTCAAGAAGAAAAGGCTAAAGATGCTTTTGGCATATTTTCGGAAAATCTGCGCCACCCAAACAAATGCATCCGTCTTATGACGCTGAGGATTTTGTGCCATTTTGAGACATTTTCGTCCGACTCGTCTTTTGAAGAGCATCCTCccaagaagaaaatgaaaactgaGGAGACCAAAAAACCCCTTCATAAAAGGAAT GTTCTTGAGTTATTACGCTcaatccaagagattgttcccACAGTGAATACGGAGGGGGAGTTGATCAGTATGATTCATGAAATAAAAAGGAATCTCTCTGCTGGCTTGGTACATGCGGCATATGTGCAGCTAGTATTGAATGGGCTGATGGGAATATTTCATATTAGTTATACTAAGCTGTGGGGTCCAGCATCTGAGTGTCTTGAGGTTCTTCTGAGGAATCACACAGTAGCTGTGTGGAGTGATTTTGTTTGCTATTTGGACCAGTGCCAGCTAAAATCTGAGAAACTCGACAATCATAGTGAGAATCCGAACCACAACTTGTCAGAGAGGCCTACCG ATCTGATTGGccgttttaatttatttctctATCCGCCGTCTAATAGCACAGCTACTGCAACGGTGGCTACGCAGTTGCTCCAGACCTTGCAGAAAGCTCCCAAAGTTGCTCAGTCCCGTGCTTCTGAGATTCTCCCTCGGTTGCTGAAGTTTCTGGGATACAACATTGAAAATCCTACGAG TGTCGGATTGTTCAATGCGCCAGTTTGTAAAGGAGATGACTGGAGGAATGTTCTTAAACAGTGGTTGACTTTGCTgaaattgatgaaaaatcctAAGTCGTTTCAGTTTAGCGAATTTCTAAACAACGTTCTGCAGAATAG ATTCCTGGACGATAATGATACTGAACTACAAACCATTGTTCTAGAGTGCCTTCTGTTGTCGAACGACTTCTTACTCCCACACCGCGAGCATTTGTTGAAACTGATCAAACCAGAGGAATTAAGAGAAGAACTCACAACCTCGAACATGTCCGTAGACATTGAAGAAGCTCACAGatctcttcttttctctcttgaaATTCGAATCCTTGCGCCAAAAGTCAGGACATTAAAGAATTTGGCTTCACGGAAG CATACAAGTATAAATCATAGGAAGGCAGTTCTTCGCTTTATAGCTGAGCGGGATGTTAACGACCTTTCCCTCTTCTTTGTATTGTTGATAAAGCCTTTGAACATCATATCAGAGGAAACAATGGACTTGTTCTGGAGTTCAGGCAAAAGTTCGCTGGATTATTTCCAAAAGGCGGATTTCTTAAAGGATTTCACTGGTGATACTATTTCTACATTATCCAAGAATCAGAAATCTGGGTTTCTTCATGTCATCCAAGACATCCTTGAAGTCTTTGATGAGCTCCGTGTCCGACCTTTTATAGACTTTTTGATGGGATGTGTTGTCCGGCTAATGGTAAACTATGAAGAAAGAAACACTGAATCATTGACACCAAGAAATGACACTGCCGCCTCATCAACACCAGACAATAAACAGAATGTTTCAGTTCATCAAGACCAG GCTGGCACTGCTTTGAAGCAGTTTAAAGAGTTGAGATCCTTGTGTCTGAAAATTATTGCTCATGTTCTTGATAAATACGAGGATTCTGATATTGGTTCCGAGTTCTGGAACCTCTTCTTTTCGGCAGTAAATCCGTTAATCAAGAATTTCAAGCAGGAGGGTTCTAGTAGTGAGAAAACAAGTTCCTTGTTCTCATGCTTCTTGTCAATGAGCAGAAACCGCAATCTCGTGACCCTCTTATGTCGGGAAGAGTCTCTTATTCCAGACATTTGTTCGATTCTGACAGTCACCACAGCTTCAGACGCTATAAAGTCGTCTGCACTGAAGTTCATAGAGAATCTGCTTTGTCTTGACAGTGAGTTGCATGAGGATGACAGTATGATCAAAGGCTTCTTAGATCCGTACGTAGAAACACTGTTCAGCAGCTTGCATTCTCTTTTCATCGGGGATATTAACAAAAG GAAATCAGTCAAGTATCATGGGGAAAGAGAGGTTAGGATTCTTAAATTGTTGTCAAAGCACATGGGAGATCAGTCTTGTGCTATGAAGTATTTGGAAGTCTTACTTTCTTTCTTGGATAAAAACGTGAAAGATTCTG ATATCCGTCGTGAAGCTTTACTAGCTATTCAGGACATCATATCGTTGCTTGGGACTGAGAGTGTCaccaaaattataaacaaagtCTCTCCTCTACTTGTTGACGCTGAAGTTGACGTTAGATTGTGCATTTGTGATCTTCTTGAATCTCTTGCAAAAATCGACTTTTCTCTGGATGATGTG GCAAAGCGCATCCGAGATATGAATTCCATCTCAGCCATGGAAGTTGATGACCTTGACTATGAAAGGATAGCTAATGCTTATGTGGAGATTGACTCGGATTTCTTTGCTAAATCCTCGAAGCAGCACACGATGATTATACTGTCACAAAGTTTATACAACTTATCATCGGAATCCATTATGATAAGGGGAAGCGCACATAAGCTCTTGTCATCTTTCATTGAATTTTCGGCCTCAATACTATGCCAAGAAGCTTCAGCTCACTCTGGCGTTGGCAAAGAGGTCAAAATAGCTGATGCAAGCTGGACAGGAAAGCATACACTGTCCATTGTTGATTTTATCTTGAAACACATTGCTGATGCAATAAGCAGAGGAGGCAATATAGTGAAG GAGTGGATTCTTTTGATACGTGAAATGGTGACAAAACTCCCAGATGCTGGAAATCTTGGTGCATTTAGACCTTTATGCTCTGAAGATGagaatcttgatttttttaaatctattattCACATTCAG TCACACCGTAGATCAAAGGCGATTTCACGCTTCGCAAAACTGGTCGGAGATAGCAGCCTGCCTGAG GGAGTCTTGAGAAAACTGTTTGTCGCAGTCTTTTTCCACATGTTGCTCGATGGACAAgatgtaaaagaaaaagagaacaaTGTCCGTAATGCATGCACAGAGGCCCTTGCATCTGTATCTGCACATATGAGTTGGAAGTCGTACTATGCTCTATTGAATCGGTGTTTCCGTGAGATGCACAATCATACCAAAAAGGGAAAGCTTCTGCTGCGGCTTATCTGCttgattttggataaatttcaTTTTACAGAAGATGGTGGTTACAGGCAAGAGGAGATTGAGGGGATTCATAAAAGCCTTCAAACTGTGTTTGGAAAGATGCAGAAGCTGATGGATTCTGAGTCTGATAATGTTAATGTTAACAGCAGTGTAGCTGCGCTGAAGGTTCTAAAGCTGCTCCCCAAAGACGTAATGGACGATTATCTGTCCCCTATAATTAAGAGGATTGCCACTTTTACGAAGAACCGGTTGGAGAGCACACGTGATGAAGCCAGATCTGCTCTGGTTGCTTGTTTGAAGGAATTGGGGCTCGAGTACTTGCAGGTTGTCATCAAAAGTTTACGTGATATCCTGAAACGAGGATCTGAGTTGCATGTGCTGGGATACACCGTCCATTCTATCTTATCGAAGTGCTTGTCCAAACCTACGTGTGGGAAGTTGGATCATTGTTTGGATGATCTCCTTGCTGTGGTGGAAAACGACATCTTTGGCGAGGTTGCTGAACAGAAAGATGTGGACAAATTCAAATCCAAAATGAAAGAGACAAGAAAACGCATGTCATTCGAGAGTCTGAAGTTGATTTGTGAAAATGTGACGTTCAGAGAGCATGCATTGAAACTACTTTCCCCGGTCACTTCTCAGCTGCGACGGCATTTAACTCCAAAGATAAAATCAAATCTGGAGAAGATGTTACAACAAATTGCAGTTGGTATTGAAGGCAATCCATCTGTTGACCAAGTAGATctgtttgtttttatatatggcCGCGTTGACGACGGTATTAACAACAGGAATGGTCCTGGAGATCAAGGGTCTTCTCCGCCATCCCAAAAGAAAGGGAAATCAAGAGATCGACAAGAGACTGCTGGGTTGATTTCTGGTACTAGGTCTTGTCCACATCTTATAACAGTGTTTGCTCTGGACTTACTGCAAAACAGACTGAAGAAAATCAAACTCGACAACACTGATAAACAGCTGCTGGGGAAGTTGGATTCATTTGTCAAACTACTTACGGAATGCTTGCGTTCTAAGTATGAAGAGATTGTGTCATCAGCCCTTAGATGTTTCACTTCATTAATATGGTTTCCACTGCCTTCCCTCATTTCTGAAGCAGATGAGTTGAAAACAGCATTGTTAACAATTGCTCAGTCTGCAGTGAATTCCAGCAGTCCTCTTGTGCAGTCATGCCTTAAGCTATTAACAACGCTTCTCGGTAATAAAAACATTACTTTGTCTCCGGAGCAGCTAAAGTTGGTGATTCAGTTCCCCATGTTTGTTGATCTGGAGTCCGATCCATCCTTTGTTAACCTTTCACTACTCAAGGCCATTGTGAAACGAAACCTTGTGGTTCCAGAGATTTATGACGTTGCAGTTCAGGTTTCAGAGTTGTTGGTAAAAAGTCAGCAGGAATCAATCCGCAAGAAATGCAAACAGATACTGTTACAGTTTTTGGTCCACTACACACTTTCTGAGAAACGTTTACAGCAACATGTGGAATTTCTGCTGCAAAATCTGAA GTATGAACATCCAAGTGGAAGAGAAGCAGTCCTTGACATGCTTCATACTCTAATCTTGAAATTCTCAGTACCAAATCTCGGCAAGAAGTCATTTCTTGACCAACAGTCGAAAACAATGTTCATTCAGCTTGCTATGTGTTTGGGCAATGATATTGATCAAAAAGTCCTGCCCCGGATCGGTTCTGTGATAGAACTTCTGATAGGGTGCATCAGTGAAGATCAAGTTGGTACCATTCTATCGTATTGTCTGTGTTGGTATAAGCAGCAAAGGTTACAGGCTGTGGCAGCACAG GTGTTGGGATTTATTATTGACTCCATGGAGAAATCATTTCGGAAGCATATCCACAATACATTGGAGGATGCCAAAGTGATAATGAAGTCTGCTGTCAGTGCTTCCAGCCTGCATAATGCCGAGGAAGGTGTTATTCCGTTCTGGAAGGAAGCATACTACTCACTCGTTATGATAGAGAAGATGGTCCGGCAATTTCCTGATTTAAAACTCAAAGAAGATTTAGAG GATATATGGAAAATGGTATTTAAGTTCTTGTTGTACCCACACGCATGGTTGCGAAGTATATCACGCCGGCTACTGAATTATTATTTCAAGGCATTGGCTAGGAGGAAAAGAGCAGAATCTCAGACAGTAGTATCTGATTCTCTTCTTGAGAACCCAAGTAGCCTGTTCTCGGTTGCTGTTTCTCTTTGCTCCCAGTTAAAGGAGCTACCCACCACTGGAGATGTTAACGTCGATCTCCTCgtagaaaatattgttttcgcGGTCTCGAGTCTTCATTCCCTGATTGGACATTCTGTTCAAGCAAAAGACAATGGGTTCTGGTCCGGTCTTGGCGAGGATGAGCAAGTGGTGTTCCTAAAAGCCTTTGAAGTGCTTGATTCAGGGAAAGGAAGGTCTACTTTTCTGTCTCTTACCTCAGGCAAACGTACTGAGAACGGCGAGGAGGATGATGCTGCGAGTGGTGTAAGGAATGTATTGATTGGAAGCTTGCTCAAGAGGCTCGGGAAGGTTGCTCTTGATACGGAGTCTGTTCAG ATGAAGATTGTGTTCAACGTCTACAAAGCATTCACCTCACAGATGAATCAAGATGACTGTCGTTTATATGCCTTCAAAATTCTGCTTCCATTGTACAAAGTCTGTGAAGGTTTCACAGGAAAGATCATCTCAG ATGAGTCTAAACAACTAGCAGAGGAGGTACGTGACAGTATAAGAGACAAGACATTAGGCAACCAACTCTTTGTGGAGGTGTACAGTGAGATAAGGAAAAGCTTGAGAAACAAGagggagaagagaaagagagaagaaaagacAATGGCAGTGGTGAATCCAGAGAGAAATGCAAAGAGGAAACTGAGGTTAGCTTCAAAGAACAAAGCCAacaagaggaggaggatgaCTAGCATGAAGTTATCTAGATGGGCTCGCTCTTGA